A single region of the Pseudomonas sp. GGS8 genome encodes:
- a CDS encoding polysaccharide deacetylase, producing the protein MSSSLQPTWPDQHKACLALAFDLDGPTGDAMLNGSIWRKPEYFGFGGYGPYRALPRILDLLDEFRIPTTFFVPAWVVENWPKQCQAIVERGHEVAYHGYKHESFYALTLEQQKDVMNKSREVFWKYLNIRAEGFRTPSGDWRAETPAMLVEAGVTYSSSMRGDDRPYLVKVPGFDTPLVEIPGRWEMDDYASLAYTRAPDFPSGLDRTASYELTLDNWCREFDGAMAEGLCLTTLFHPKITGKPGRILLLEKLFEHMRQRDDVWFATCRDVAHWWLKEHHHG; encoded by the coding sequence ATGTCCTCCTCGCTGCAACCCACCTGGCCCGACCAGCACAAGGCCTGCCTCGCCCTGGCCTTCGACCTCGATGGCCCCACCGGCGATGCCATGCTCAATGGCTCGATCTGGCGCAAGCCCGAGTATTTCGGTTTCGGCGGTTACGGCCCTTATCGGGCGTTGCCGCGGATTCTCGATCTGCTGGATGAGTTCCGGATCCCGACCACGTTTTTCGTCCCGGCCTGGGTCGTAGAGAACTGGCCGAAACAGTGCCAGGCGATTGTCGAGCGCGGGCATGAGGTGGCTTATCACGGCTACAAACACGAATCTTTTTACGCCCTGACGCTGGAACAGCAAAAGGACGTGATGAATAAATCCCGCGAAGTGTTCTGGAAGTACCTGAACATCCGCGCTGAAGGTTTCCGCACGCCGTCCGGCGACTGGCGGGCCGAAACGCCGGCGATGCTGGTGGAAGCCGGCGTGACCTACTCCAGCAGCATGCGCGGTGATGACCGGCCCTACCTGGTCAAGGTGCCGGGCTTCGATACACCGCTGGTGGAAATCCCCGGCCGCTGGGAAATGGACGACTACGCCTCCCTCGCCTACACCCGCGCGCCGGACTTCCCCTCCGGGCTGGACCGTACCGCCAGCTACGAACTGACCCTCGATAACTGGTGCCGTGAGTTCGATGGCGCCATGGCTGAAGGGCTGTGCCTGACCACCCTGTTCCACCCCAAGATCACCGGCAAACCAGGGCGCATTCTGTTGCTGGAAAAACTCTTCGAACACATGCGCCAGCGTGACGACGTGTGGTTCGCCACCTGCCGCGACGTCGCCCACTGGTGGCTGAAGGAGCATCACCATGGCTGA
- a CDS encoding ABC transporter substrate-binding protein, whose amino-acid sequence MKNLVIPAVLASVLASGFAFAAELPASIKDKGEIVVAIMPNYPPMDFKDPATNTLTGLDYDLGNALAARLGVKIKWQETGFEQMINALTTDRVDMVLSGMTDTTERQASVTFVDYFTSGPQFYTLQKNKDTNEIIDLCGKKVGTSRRTTFPAEIAEWSKANCEAAGKPAINVIGTEGSADARAQLRQSRIDAAMQGSETLPYLKTQEKDMYKTVGLPISKQFSGMGVSKKKPELSEAVKVALQSMIDDGSYQAILKKWDLELGAIKTVTINAGK is encoded by the coding sequence ATGAAGAACCTAGTAATCCCAGCAGTACTTGCCAGCGTCCTGGCATCCGGTTTCGCCTTCGCCGCCGAGTTGCCGGCCAGTATCAAGGACAAGGGCGAGATCGTTGTTGCGATCATGCCGAACTACCCGCCGATGGATTTCAAGGACCCGGCCACCAACACCCTCACCGGCCTTGACTATGATCTGGGCAACGCCCTGGCCGCACGTCTGGGTGTGAAGATCAAATGGCAGGAAACCGGCTTCGAGCAAATGATCAACGCGCTCACGACCGACCGCGTGGACATGGTGCTGTCGGGCATGACCGACACCACCGAGCGGCAGGCCAGCGTGACCTTCGTCGACTACTTCACCAGCGGTCCGCAGTTCTACACCTTGCAGAAAAACAAGGACACCAACGAGATCATCGACCTGTGCGGCAAGAAAGTCGGCACCAGCCGCCGTACCACGTTCCCGGCGGAAATCGCCGAGTGGAGCAAGGCCAACTGCGAAGCCGCCGGCAAGCCTGCGATCAACGTAATCGGCACCGAAGGCTCGGCCGACGCCCGTGCGCAACTGCGTCAGAGCCGTATCGACGCAGCCATGCAGGGCAGCGAAACCCTGCCGTACCTCAAGACCCAGGAAAAGGACATGTACAAAACCGTGGGCCTGCCGATCTCCAAGCAGTTCTCGGGCATGGGTGTGAGCAAGAAAAAACCTGAGCTGAGCGAAGCTGTGAAAGTCGCGTTGCAAAGCATGATCGATGACGGCAGCTACCAGGCGATCCTGAAGAAATGGGACCTGGAACTGGGCGCGATCAAGACCGTGACCATTAACGCCGGCAAGTAA
- a CDS encoding amino acid ABC transporter ATP-binding protein, translated as MRSIVKAVSLNKYYDQYHALKDINIEVEQGEVLCIIGPSGSGKSTLLRCVNQLEKIDKGGLWVDGELVGYRVVGNKLHELNESQIARQRLATGMVFQRFNLFPHMTVLQNIIEGPCQVLKRSPKEAHEEALELLARVGLADKRNSYPIELSGGQQQRVAIARALAMRPKLMLFDEPTSALDPELVGEVLSVMRDLAQTGMTMIVVTHELGFAREVSNRMVFMDGGQIVEAGSPEEILISPQNPRTQSFISAVRT; from the coding sequence ATGAGAAGCATCGTCAAGGCCGTGAGCCTGAACAAATATTACGACCAGTACCACGCGCTCAAGGACATCAACATCGAAGTCGAGCAGGGCGAAGTGCTGTGCATCATCGGCCCGTCCGGCTCCGGCAAAAGCACCCTGCTGCGCTGCGTGAATCAGCTGGAAAAAATCGACAAGGGCGGCCTGTGGGTCGACGGCGAGCTGGTGGGTTACCGGGTCGTCGGCAACAAACTGCACGAGCTCAACGAATCGCAGATCGCCCGTCAGCGTCTGGCCACCGGCATGGTGTTCCAGCGTTTCAACCTGTTCCCGCACATGACTGTGCTGCAAAACATCATCGAAGGGCCGTGTCAGGTGCTCAAACGTTCGCCCAAAGAGGCGCACGAAGAAGCCTTGGAACTGCTCGCTCGCGTTGGCCTGGCCGACAAGCGCAACAGCTACCCGATCGAACTGTCGGGCGGTCAGCAACAACGTGTCGCCATTGCCCGTGCGTTGGCCATGCGCCCCAAGCTGATGCTGTTCGATGAACCCACTTCGGCACTCGACCCGGAACTGGTCGGTGAGGTGCTGTCGGTGATGCGCGATCTGGCGCAAACCGGCATGACCATGATCGTCGTCACCCATGAACTGGGCTTCGCTCGCGAGGTTTCCAACCGCATGGTGTTCATGGACGGCGGGCAGATCGTGGAGGCTGGAAGCCCCGAAGAAATACTAATAAGTCCACAAAACCCACGCACCCAAAGCTTCATTTCTGCCGTTCGAACCTAA
- a CDS encoding amino acid ABC transporter permease: MSQTQAERLQAERKLAENQFDITQYQHVPRRYYGRIFFASVIVIAIVGLVRAFAEGKIEWSYIGQFLTSQAIMWGLLNTIVMAVLAMALGIVFGVITAIMRMSANPILRYVALTYTWLFRGTPLILQLLLWFNLALIFPTIGIPGLFEMDTVSLMTPFVAALLGLSINQGAYTAEVVRAGLLSVDTGQYEAAKSIGMPRLQALRRIILPQAMRIIIPPVGNEFIGMVKMTSLASVIQYSELLYNAQNIYYANARVMELLIVAGIWYLATVTVLSFGQSRLERRFARGAGKRS; encoded by the coding sequence ATGAGCCAGACACAGGCAGAACGACTCCAGGCGGAGCGCAAACTGGCGGAAAACCAGTTTGATATCACCCAGTACCAACACGTGCCACGGCGTTACTACGGGCGGATTTTCTTCGCCAGCGTGATCGTGATCGCGATTGTCGGTCTGGTACGGGCCTTCGCCGAAGGCAAGATCGAATGGTCGTACATCGGCCAATTCCTCACTTCGCAAGCGATCATGTGGGGCTTGCTCAACACCATCGTCATGGCGGTGCTGGCGATGGCGTTGGGCATTGTCTTCGGGGTGATCACGGCGATCATGCGCATGTCGGCCAACCCGATCCTGCGCTATGTGGCGCTGACCTACACCTGGCTGTTCCGTGGTACGCCGCTGATCCTGCAGCTATTGCTGTGGTTCAACCTGGCGCTGATCTTCCCCACCATCGGCATCCCCGGCCTGTTCGAAATGGACACCGTGAGCCTGATGACGCCTTTCGTGGCCGCCCTCCTCGGCTTAAGCATCAACCAGGGCGCCTACACCGCTGAAGTGGTGCGCGCCGGCCTGCTGTCGGTGGACACCGGCCAGTACGAAGCCGCCAAGTCGATCGGCATGCCGCGCCTGCAAGCGCTGCGCCGGATCATCCTGCCCCAGGCCATGCGGATCATCATTCCGCCAGTCGGTAACGAATTCATCGGCATGGTGAAAATGACCTCCCTGGCGAGCGTCATCCAGTACTCCGAACTGCTCTACAACGCGCAGAACATCTACTACGCCAACGCCCGCGTAATGGAGCTACTGATCGTCGCCGGTATCTGGTACCTGGCCACGGTCACCGTACTGTCCTTTGGTCAAAGCCGTCTGGAGCGTCGTTTCGCTCGCGGCGCCGGCAAGCGTTCTTGA
- the argH gene encoding argininosuccinate lyase, protein MSQTTDRLWGARFKSGPSEALAALSRCPERYFRLTPYDLAGSKAHARELQRAGLLSEQETQTMLDALQGIGDDFRAGSIAPTLDDEDVHTFIERLLTERLGALGGKLRAGRSRNDQTANDLRLFLRDHVRTLAVEVLALQQALVEQAEQHVESICPGFTHLQQAQPIVFAHHLLAHAQSMLRDVQRLVDWDVRTSLSPLGAAAMAGSAIARVPQQSAKEMGYSGVCENSIDAVASRDHVAEFLFIASMLGINISRLAEEFCLWSSRQFRWVALDDAYATGSSIMPQKKNPDIAELARGKAGRLIGNLTGLLSTLKSLPLSYNRDLSEDKNGVLDSVDTLLLVLPAMAGMVATMKVNVEELRRQAPLGFTLATEVADWLAVRGVPFKEAHEITGALVQACEKHDIELWEASPALLAEIDPRLTPEVRDSLTLEAAIAARSGWGGTAPQQVREQIGRLKTALAAQQEWTENYQGFRL, encoded by the coding sequence ATGTCTCAAACCACCGACCGTCTCTGGGGTGCCCGCTTCAAGAGCGGCCCGTCCGAAGCCCTGGCGGCCCTGTCCCGTTGCCCCGAGCGCTACTTTCGCCTCACCCCGTACGACCTCGCCGGTTCCAAAGCGCATGCCCGTGAATTGCAGCGCGCAGGGCTGTTGAGCGAGCAGGAAACCCAGACCATGCTCGATGCCCTGCAGGGCATCGGTGATGACTTCCGTGCTGGCAGCATCGCGCCGACCCTGGACGACGAAGACGTGCACACCTTCATCGAGCGCCTGCTGACTGAACGTCTCGGCGCACTGGGCGGCAAGCTGCGCGCCGGCCGTTCGCGCAACGACCAGACCGCCAATGACCTGCGGCTGTTCCTGCGTGATCACGTTCGTACGTTGGCCGTTGAAGTGCTGGCCTTGCAGCAAGCGCTGGTGGAGCAGGCCGAGCAACACGTCGAGAGCATTTGCCCAGGCTTCACTCACCTGCAACAGGCCCAGCCAATCGTCTTCGCTCACCACTTGCTGGCCCACGCCCAATCGATGTTGCGCGACGTGCAGCGTCTGGTGGACTGGGACGTGCGCACCTCGCTGTCGCCACTCGGTGCAGCGGCGATGGCCGGTTCTGCCATCGCTCGCGTGCCGCAGCAATCGGCCAAGGAAATGGGCTACAGCGGCGTCTGCGAAAACTCCATCGACGCTGTGGCCAGCCGCGATCACGTCGCCGAGTTCCTGTTTATCGCCAGCATGCTCGGGATCAACATTTCCCGCCTCGCCGAAGAATTCTGCCTGTGGTCGTCGCGGCAATTTCGCTGGGTCGCGCTGGACGATGCCTACGCCACCGGCAGTTCGATCATGCCGCAGAAGAAAAACCCGGACATCGCCGAACTGGCCCGAGGCAAGGCTGGCCGCTTGATCGGCAACCTGACCGGTCTGCTGTCGACCCTCAAATCCCTGCCACTGTCCTATAACCGAGATCTCAGCGAAGACAAAAACGGTGTGCTCGACAGCGTCGACACCTTGCTGCTGGTGCTGCCGGCCATGGCCGGGATGGTCGCGACCATGAAGGTCAACGTTGAAGAACTGCGTCGTCAGGCGCCGCTGGGTTTCACCCTCGCCACCGAAGTCGCCGACTGGTTGGCGGTGCGCGGCGTACCGTTCAAGGAAGCGCATGAAATCACCGGCGCATTGGTCCAGGCCTGTGAGAAACACGACATCGAGCTGTGGGAAGCCTCGCCGGCGCTGTTGGCTGAAATCGATCCGCGTTTGACGCCTGAGGTGCGCGACAGCCTGACCCTCGAAGCCGCCATCGCCGCCCGCAGTGGTTGGGGCGGTACCGCGCCGCAGCAGGTGCGCGAGCAGATCGGCCGGTTGAAAACCGCCCTCGCCGCGCAGCAAGAGTGGACCGAGAACTATCAGGGCTTCCGCCTTTGA
- a CDS encoding LysR family transcriptional regulator: METPLSNSGNPPLKTVHRAPLALSGLDFKLLKVFKAVVEAGGFSAAQNELNVGLAAISKQISDLEIRIGMRLCTRGREGFHLTEEGRLVYQASIDLFASVDNFRDRLSSAQNELIGDLGVGVIDNTITDSNSPLVAALRKINEESPKVRFQLQASQLDEVERGVVEGRLVAGIVPVYQKREEFDYFPLYEERSYVYCAVGHPLFSVPETDMGGNVLQEYECINHRYAIHRDKLNFARYDSFSASATQVEAVALLVKTGRFVGFLPEHYAANLEAQGQFRAVRPDLINIVTPFNLILRHNTVRSPLVKAFAQALGVDLKAPV; the protein is encoded by the coding sequence ATGGAAACCCCACTTTCCAATTCCGGAAACCCGCCGCTAAAAACGGTACATCGGGCGCCGCTGGCCCTCAGCGGCCTGGACTTCAAACTGCTCAAAGTATTCAAGGCCGTGGTTGAGGCTGGTGGCTTCAGTGCGGCGCAGAATGAGCTGAATGTGGGCTTGGCGGCCATCAGCAAACAGATTTCCGACCTTGAGATTCGCATCGGCATGCGCCTGTGCACCCGGGGTCGGGAAGGGTTTCACCTGACCGAAGAAGGGCGCCTGGTGTATCAGGCCTCGATCGATTTATTTGCCTCGGTCGATAACTTTCGTGATCGGCTTAGTTCGGCGCAGAATGAACTTATTGGCGACCTTGGAGTGGGCGTAATTGATAACACGATCACGGACTCCAATTCACCGTTAGTTGCTGCACTTAGAAAAATAAATGAAGAGTCGCCAAAAGTAAGGTTTCAACTTCAGGCGTCGCAGCTAGATGAAGTGGAAAGAGGCGTGGTCGAGGGGCGGTTAGTCGCCGGGATCGTGCCGGTTTATCAAAAAAGAGAAGAGTTCGATTACTTCCCGCTTTATGAAGAACGCTCGTACGTGTATTGCGCCGTCGGTCATCCACTGTTCTCAGTGCCGGAGACGGACATGGGCGGCAATGTGCTGCAGGAATACGAGTGCATCAACCACCGTTACGCGATCCATCGGGACAAACTGAATTTTGCCCGCTACGACAGCTTTTCCGCCTCGGCAACTCAAGTGGAAGCCGTGGCGCTGCTGGTCAAGACCGGCCGTTTCGTCGGCTTTCTGCCCGAGCATTACGCGGCAAACCTGGAGGCTCAGGGACAGTTTCGGGCGGTGCGTCCGGACCTGATCAACATCGTCACGCCGTTCAATCTGATCCTGCGCCACAACACCGTGCGCAGTCCGTTAGTGAAGGCGTTTGCCCAAGCGCTGGGTGTGGATTTGAAGGCGCCGGTTTGA
- a CDS encoding GNAT family N-acetyltransferase: MAQSTDGELMGFLSAIEIGMELHIEELSVSQQFQGRGAGRKLLLTALEHARERELHGLTLTTFRDLPWNEPFYRQFGFETLSPAEIGPRLTTVLNNEINHGLPAQRRCAMRLKLR; this comes from the coding sequence GTGGCGCAATCGACCGACGGTGAACTTATGGGGTTTCTCAGCGCCATTGAAATCGGCATGGAACTACATATTGAGGAACTGTCCGTCAGCCAACAGTTTCAAGGCCGGGGCGCTGGCCGCAAGTTGTTGTTAACAGCATTGGAACACGCACGCGAACGAGAACTCCACGGTCTGACTTTGACCACCTTCCGCGACCTGCCTTGGAATGAACCGTTTTATCGGCAGTTCGGCTTTGAAACATTGAGCCCGGCTGAAATTGGTCCTCGTTTGACGACCGTGTTGAATAACGAAATCAATCACGGTTTGCCTGCGCAGCGACGTTGCGCGATGCGCTTGAAGCTGCGTTAG
- a CDS encoding glycosyltransferase family 39 protein produces the protein MAIGLSRRVSTISPGIRRQSFGFGLLTLMLFIAGAYQQTAIGFDSRFVLFAEEMLRHGPSFFPTTYGQPYADYSALSTLFVWLLSLPFGQVNSLTAWLPSAIGAAVIVTLMYRLLAPCSTRWALLSIALMLLTSTFVTETRAVSLDLMLAAVAFSVFYLGYAADHFAMPRRWPLIFALLLLGFGIRGPIGLVIPTGMLCSYYLLNRQWSRLFGFGLLAAVLLVVCVGALLWLAEVSGGTAFMHDVVRMQFMGRMDGSEGVSGSLYYFTASLGNYALAYPLALLVLAAVWLTNPRQAGPALRLLQYCTAAGLIVMIGLSIPQAKKARYLLPMLPMAAIIAAYPFQVAQGRVFGWLRGLMQGLWLVIPGVLVVALLIVQRRLPAQPPAFVPVLIVLAALQVIVLVAWFRARWRAEVLACCAVLALWSVYILVYEPVERQLYDTQTFSRAAFTEVQKAPAPLVLHGMGKDAKAIKFMVNIEQDLQPEFTESTQELEALTGPAWVMMDQNDYKALQGTRLGNLQPVLSGRFDKNDFVLLHVSPL, from the coding sequence ATGGCCATCGGCCTCAGTCGTCGCGTGAGTACTATATCGCCCGGCATTCGTCGGCAGTCCTTCGGGTTCGGGCTGCTGACGCTGATGCTGTTCATCGCTGGGGCTTATCAGCAAACGGCGATCGGTTTCGATTCGCGGTTCGTGCTGTTCGCCGAGGAAATGCTGCGCCACGGGCCGTCGTTTTTCCCGACTACCTATGGCCAGCCCTATGCCGATTACTCGGCGCTGTCGACATTGTTCGTCTGGTTGCTGTCCCTGCCGTTCGGGCAGGTCAACAGCCTCACGGCCTGGCTGCCAAGCGCCATCGGCGCTGCGGTGATCGTCACGTTGATGTACCGGTTGCTCGCGCCCTGCTCCACACGCTGGGCGCTGCTGAGCATCGCGTTGATGTTGCTCACCAGTACGTTTGTCACTGAAACCCGTGCCGTGTCCCTGGACCTGATGCTGGCGGCCGTGGCTTTTTCGGTGTTCTACCTTGGGTATGCCGCAGATCATTTCGCGATGCCCCGTCGGTGGCCGCTGATTTTTGCGTTGCTGCTGTTGGGCTTCGGGATTCGCGGGCCGATCGGGCTGGTGATCCCCACCGGTATGCTGTGCAGCTACTACCTGCTCAATCGCCAATGGTCGCGGTTGTTCGGTTTTGGCCTGTTGGCGGCGGTATTGCTGGTGGTGTGTGTCGGCGCACTGCTGTGGCTGGCCGAAGTCAGCGGTGGCACGGCCTTCATGCATGACGTGGTGCGCATGCAGTTCATGGGGCGCATGGACGGCAGTGAAGGCGTCAGTGGTTCGCTGTATTACTTCACCGCTTCATTGGGCAACTATGCGCTCGCCTATCCGTTGGCGCTGCTGGTATTGGCCGCGGTCTGGCTGACGAATCCACGGCAGGCAGGTCCGGCATTACGCCTGTTGCAATACTGCACAGCGGCCGGGTTGATCGTGATGATTGGCTTATCGATTCCCCAAGCGAAAAAGGCCCGTTACCTGCTGCCGATGCTGCCCATGGCGGCGATCATTGCCGCGTACCCGTTTCAGGTGGCGCAGGGTCGAGTATTCGGTTGGTTGCGGGGGTTGATGCAAGGGCTGTGGTTGGTGATACCGGGGGTGTTGGTCGTCGCATTACTGATCGTTCAGCGGCGTCTGCCAGCACAACCACCTGCCTTTGTGCCGGTATTGATCGTACTTGCGGCCCTGCAAGTCATCGTACTGGTGGCGTGGTTCCGCGCTCGATGGCGAGCCGAGGTGCTGGCCTGTTGTGCAGTTCTGGCGCTGTGGTCGGTTTATATCCTGGTGTATGAACCGGTCGAACGTCAGCTTTACGACACGCAAACCTTCAGCCGAGCCGCGTTCACAGAGGTTCAAAAAGCCCCGGCGCCGTTGGTGCTGCACGGCATGGGCAAAGACGCCAAGGCGATCAAGTTCATGGTCAATATCGAGCAGGATTTGCAACCGGAGTTCACCGAATCGACTCAGGAACTGGAAGCCCTTACGGGGCCTGCCTGGGTGATGATGGATCAAAACGACTACAAAGCACTGCAAGGCACTCGTCTGGGTAATTTGCAACCGGTGCTGAGTGGGCGTTTCGATAAAAACGATTTCGTCCTCCTGCATGTCAGTCCCTTGTAG
- a CDS encoding UDP-glucose/GDP-mannose dehydrogenase family protein has product MKISVFGSGYVGLVQAAVLAEVGHDVVCMDIDEKKVALLQQGHVSIFEPGLASLVRESLDAKRLHFTSDEKFAVQHGQVLFIAVGTPSREDGSADLQYVLSVGEAVARHREQPVILVEKSTVPVGTGDTLRAHIDQYLLKAGRQLQFDIVSNPEFLKEGSAVADCRRPDRIIIGCEGDEVRDVMRDLYAPFNRNHDRVMFMDLRSAELTKYAANCMLATKISFINQIAELAEHLGADIESVRLGIGADSRIGYHFIYPGCGYGGSCFPKDMRALIHSAEEAHCNSDLLQAVEAINERQKHKLFERINAFYKGDLRDKTFAVWGLAFKPNTDDMRDAPSRVLLESLWAAGANVRAFDPEAMQETQHLYPDEPKLMLMGTPESVLSGADALIICTEWQQFKAPDFDLIQQRLNAPVIFDGRNLYDAERLARSGFLYFPMGRGESRKLPIPLQQWPSASVVA; this is encoded by the coding sequence ATGAAAATCAGTGTATTTGGTAGCGGTTACGTTGGTCTGGTGCAAGCCGCCGTCCTGGCCGAAGTCGGCCACGACGTAGTGTGTATGGACATCGACGAGAAAAAAGTAGCGTTGCTGCAACAAGGTCACGTCAGCATCTTCGAGCCGGGGCTGGCCAGCCTGGTGCGTGAAAGCCTGGACGCCAAGCGGCTGCACTTCACCTCGGACGAAAAATTCGCGGTGCAACATGGCCAGGTGCTGTTCATCGCTGTCGGCACGCCGTCCCGGGAGGATGGTTCGGCGGATCTGCAATACGTGTTGTCCGTGGGTGAAGCGGTCGCGCGTCATCGTGAACAGCCGGTGATTCTGGTGGAGAAATCCACGGTGCCGGTGGGCACCGGCGATACGCTACGCGCCCATATCGACCAGTACCTGCTCAAGGCCGGCCGTCAGCTGCAGTTCGATATCGTTTCCAACCCGGAGTTTTTGAAAGAAGGTTCGGCCGTGGCCGATTGCCGGCGTCCGGACCGCATCATCATCGGCTGTGAAGGCGATGAAGTGCGCGACGTGATGCGCGACCTCTATGCACCGTTCAACCGCAACCATGACCGCGTCATGTTCATGGACCTGCGCAGTGCCGAGCTGACCAAATACGCCGCCAACTGCATGCTGGCGACCAAAATCAGCTTCATCAACCAGATCGCCGAACTGGCCGAACACCTGGGTGCCGACATCGAATCGGTGCGGCTTGGCATCGGTGCCGACTCGCGCATCGGTTACCACTTCATCTATCCCGGCTGCGGTTACGGCGGCTCGTGTTTCCCCAAGGACATGCGCGCTCTGATTCACAGTGCCGAAGAAGCCCATTGCAACAGCGACCTGCTGCAAGCGGTAGAGGCCATCAACGAGCGGCAGAAACACAAACTGTTCGAACGCATCAACGCGTTCTACAAGGGTGATTTGCGCGACAAGACCTTCGCCGTTTGGGGCCTGGCCTTCAAGCCCAACACCGACGACATGCGCGATGCGCCGAGCCGGGTGCTACTGGAATCGCTGTGGGCTGCGGGGGCCAATGTACGCGCGTTCGACCCGGAAGCCATGCAGGAAACCCAACACCTTTATCCTGACGAACCGAAGCTGATGCTCATGGGCACGCCGGAATCAGTCCTTTCGGGGGCCGATGCGTTGATCATCTGCACCGAATGGCAGCAGTTCAAGGCGCCGGACTTCGACCTGATCCAGCAACGTCTGAATGCACCGGTGATTTTCGACGGGCGTAACCTGTACGACGCCGAGCGCCTCGCCCGTAGCGGTTTCCTGTACTTCCCGATGGGACGTGGTGAATCCCGCAAATTGCCAATTCCCCTTCAGCAATGGCCATCGGCCTCAGTCGTCGCGTGA
- the arnF gene encoding 4-amino-4-deoxy-L-arabinose-phosphoundecaprenol flippase subunit ArnF yields the protein MSLRRGIAFALGSVLLSTAAQLGMRWSMTRLPHPEQWLAALSNGSVDVYAVIVVLVAILAYAVSMLTWLAALRDVPLGRAYSLLSISYALVYVLAASLPLFNESFSLSKTLGVALVILGVITINSRPARAPELRSAS from the coding sequence ATGAGCCTGCGTCGCGGAATCGCTTTCGCGCTGGGCAGCGTGCTGTTGAGCACCGCCGCGCAGTTGGGTATGCGCTGGAGCATGACTCGTTTGCCGCATCCCGAACAATGGTTAGCGGCCTTGAGCAATGGCAGCGTCGATGTGTACGCTGTGATTGTCGTTCTGGTCGCCATCCTCGCCTATGCGGTGTCGATGCTCACCTGGCTCGCCGCCCTGCGGGATGTGCCCCTGGGCCGTGCCTATTCGCTGCTGAGCATCAGCTACGCGCTGGTGTATGTGTTGGCCGCCAGCCTGCCACTGTTCAACGAATCCTTCAGTCTTTCAAAAACCCTGGGAGTGGCGCTGGTCATCCTGGGTGTTATCACTATTAATTCTCGACCTGCTCGCGCGCCCGAACTTAGGAGTGCATCATGA
- the arnE gene encoding 4-amino-4-deoxy-L-arabinose-phosphoundecaprenol flippase subunit ArnE codes for MSLLLLLTACLLTCLGQIAQKYAVESWRGKTSGWGEKLRSPWLWLALVSLGLGLLVWLLVLQRLEVGIAYPMLSLNFVLITLVARFVFHEVIDRRHWLGVALVIGGVALLGQHA; via the coding sequence ATGAGCCTGTTGCTGCTACTGACCGCCTGCCTGCTGACTTGCCTGGGCCAGATCGCCCAGAAGTACGCCGTGGAAAGCTGGCGTGGCAAGACCTCGGGCTGGGGCGAGAAACTGCGCTCGCCCTGGCTGTGGCTGGCGCTCGTCTCTCTGGGGTTGGGCTTGCTGGTCTGGCTGCTGGTGTTGCAGCGTCTCGAAGTCGGTATCGCTTATCCCATGCTCAGCCTGAATTTCGTGCTGATCACACTGGTCGCCCGTTTCGTCTTTCACGAAGTCATCGACCGCCGTCACTGGTTGGGCGTGGCGCTGGTGATCGGTGGCGTGGCGCTGCTGGGGCAACACGCATGA